Proteins encoded in a region of the Salipiger sp. CCB-MM3 genome:
- the rpoN gene encoding RNA polymerase factor sigma-54, with product MELVQTLSTRQTMQMGGQMLHSLSILGMASEDLSEHLAERAETNPYVSYRPPAAFVARGGDDFDAVAALAADRPSLMSHVVGQIELAFPAPQDRMIALRFAEALEPTGWLGQPVEAVALQAGVPSLRAEQVLRALQGIEPAGLFARNLAECLLIQAREADLLTWEVETLLANLDLVGEGRIAELAVLCDCEPADVPDILSQLKGLDPKPGLAFDHVAVPVFPPDILAARGEDGWTVELNRATTPKITVQEERGVEGDTAEARRANRKALSEARALALALERRGDTLLRTAAVLVAKQAAFLDRGAAEDLVPLTLEDVAGELGLHASTVSRAISGRMIQTPTHALPLKAFFSRAVSSMAGAPAVSRDSALCFVETTVRNEDKTQPLSDDAIVELAERAGLRIARRTVAKYRSMLGLASSYQRRRAAVAE from the coding sequence ATGGAACTGGTCCAGACGCTTTCGACACGGCAGACCATGCAGATGGGGGGGCAGATGCTGCACTCCCTGTCGATCCTCGGCATGGCGTCCGAGGACCTCTCGGAGCATCTGGCCGAGCGCGCCGAGACCAACCCCTATGTCTCCTATCGTCCGCCCGCCGCCTTTGTCGCGCGCGGCGGCGATGATTTCGACGCGGTGGCGGCGCTGGCGGCGGATCGGCCAAGCCTGATGTCGCATGTGGTGGGGCAGATCGAACTGGCCTTCCCGGCGCCGCAGGACCGGATGATCGCGCTGCGCTTTGCCGAGGCGCTGGAGCCCACGGGCTGGCTGGGGCAGCCGGTCGAGGCCGTGGCGCTGCAGGCCGGGGTGCCCAGCCTTCGCGCCGAGCAGGTGCTGCGCGCGCTGCAGGGGATCGAGCCTGCGGGGCTGTTTGCCCGCAACCTTGCCGAATGCCTGCTGATCCAAGCGCGCGAGGCGGACCTGCTGACATGGGAGGTCGAGACGCTGCTGGCCAATCTCGATCTGGTCGGCGAGGGGCGCATCGCCGAGCTTGCGGTGCTGTGCGACTGCGAGCCCGCGGATGTGCCCGACATCCTGTCACAGCTCAAGGGGCTGGACCCCAAGCCGGGACTGGCCTTCGATCACGTGGCGGTGCCGGTCTTCCCGCCCGATATTCTTGCCGCCCGCGGCGAAGACGGCTGGACGGTCGAGCTCAACCGCGCCACCACTCCGAAGATCACCGTTCAGGAAGAGCGCGGCGTCGAGGGCGACACCGCCGAGGCCCGCCGCGCCAACCGCAAGGCGCTGTCGGAGGCGCGGGCACTGGCGCTGGCGCTGGAGCGGCGCGGCGACACCTTGCTGCGCACCGCCGCCGTGCTTGTCGCCAAACAGGCCGCCTTTCTTGATCGTGGCGCGGCAGAGGATCTGGTGCCGCTCACCCTCGAAGACGTGGCCGGAGAGCTTGGGCTTCACGCCTCGACGGTCTCGCGCGCCATCTCGGGGCGGATGATCCAGACCCCGACACATGCGCTGCCGCTGAAGGCGTTCTTCTCGCGCGCCGTCTCATCCATGGCAGGGGCGCCCGCCGTCTCGCGCGACAGCGCGCTTTGCTTTGTCGAAACCACCGTGCGCAATGAGGACAAGACGCAGCCGCTCTCGGATGACGCGATTGTCGAGCTTGCCGAGCGGGCCGGTCTGCGGATCGCCCGGCGCACCGTGGCCAAATATCGCTCCATGCTGGGGCTCGCCTCGTCTTACCAGAGGCGGCGTGCCGCGGTGGCTGAGTAG
- the nifA gene encoding nif-specific transcriptional activator NifA — protein sequence MPAGRGAAERHALDAVFEIAKSFATAPDPIDVVPDILNVLSSFLDLRHGVLALLAEPGSAPPPGTVNPYHIAATAFVHDESMPIAEVIPDKVVQMVFRSGVTLVSFDLADEYGPDAVPTRLRDCGQTLVAVPLRDPERSQFVLGVLCAFRSHDSDLTGASDLDVRVMTMVAALLEQALRFRRRIARDRERALTDTRRMLQSVTDGRTRQRPPVNIDGIVGDSPAIADVIAQVKRVAGTRAPVLLRGESGTGKELFARAVHTASDRARGPFVRVNCAALSETLLESELFGHEKGAFTSAGALKKGRFELADKGTLFLDEIGEISPAFQTKLLRVLQEGEFERVGGTKTIKVDTRIVAATNKDLERSVAEGSFRADLYFRICVVPIVLPPLRDRKSDIRPLAQLFLDRFNQMNGTSVVFAPDAFETICKCSFPGNVRELENCVNRAAALSDGVVVLGQELACQQGTCLSSELSRLQEGAASPIGGLGVGRVVTPTVRRTPPPPPAPPVASSPDDTLGYPRRKTANTAREDLIAAMEEAGWVQAKAARLLGMTPRQVAYALQKHGIEVRKI from the coding sequence ATGCCTGCTGGCCGTGGCGCGGCCGAGCGGCACGCGCTCGATGCGGTCTTCGAGATCGCCAAGTCTTTTGCAACGGCGCCCGATCCGATCGACGTGGTGCCGGACATTTTAAATGTTCTTTCATCTTTCCTCGATCTGCGACACGGGGTTCTGGCCTTGCTGGCAGAGCCCGGCAGCGCGCCGCCCCCCGGCACGGTGAACCCCTATCATATCGCCGCCACCGCTTTCGTGCATGACGAGAGCATGCCGATCGCAGAGGTGATCCCGGACAAGGTGGTGCAGATGGTGTTCCGCTCGGGGGTGACGCTGGTCTCTTTCGATCTGGCCGATGAATACGGGCCGGACGCGGTGCCCACGCGGCTGCGGGACTGCGGGCAGACCTTGGTGGCCGTGCCGCTGCGCGACCCCGAGCGCAGCCAGTTCGTGCTGGGGGTGCTTTGTGCCTTCCGCAGCCATGACAGCGATCTCACCGGCGCCTCGGATCTGGATGTGCGGGTGATGACGATGGTGGCCGCGCTGCTCGAACAGGCGCTGCGCTTCCGCCGCCGCATCGCCCGCGACCGCGAGCGCGCGCTGACCGACACGCGGCGCATGCTGCAAAGCGTCACCGACGGCCGGACCCGGCAGCGCCCGCCGGTCAACATCGACGGCATCGTCGGCGACAGCCCGGCCATTGCCGATGTGATCGCGCAGGTGAAACGGGTGGCCGGAACCCGTGCCCCGGTGCTGCTGCGCGGCGAAAGCGGCACCGGCAAAGAGCTGTTCGCCCGCGCCGTGCACACCGCCTCGGACCGGGCGCGCGGGCCGTTCGTGCGGGTGAACTGCGCCGCGCTGTCGGAAACGCTGTTGGAGTCGGAGCTTTTCGGCCATGAGAAGGGCGCGTTTACCAGCGCCGGGGCGCTGAAGAAAGGACGGTTCGAACTGGCCGACAAGGGCACGCTGTTCCTTGACGAGATCGGCGAGATCTCGCCCGCGTTTCAGACCAAGCTTCTGCGGGTTTTGCAGGAGGGCGAGTTCGAACGGGTCGGCGGCACCAAGACGATCAAGGTCGACACGCGCATCGTCGCCGCCACCAACAAGGATCTCGAGCGCAGCGTCGCCGAGGGCAGTTTCCGCGCCGATCTTTATTTCCGTATCTGCGTCGTGCCCATCGTGCTGCCGCCCCTGCGCGACCGCAAGAGCGACATCCGCCCGCTGGCGCAGCTGTTCCTCGATCGGTTCAACCAGATGAACGGCACCAGCGTGGTGTTCGCGCCCGATGCCTTCGAGACGATCTGCAAATGCAGCTTCCCCGGCAACGTGCGCGAGCTGGAAAACTGCGTGAACCGCGCTGCGGCGCTGTCGGATGGCGTGGTGGTGCTCGGGCAGGAACTGGCCTGTCAGCAGGGCACCTGTCTGTCGTCGGAATTGTCGCGGCTACAGGAAGGCGCGGCCTCGCCGATTGGCGGGCTTGGTGTGGGGCGGGTGGTGACACCCACCGTGCGGCGCACACCGCCGCCGCCGCCCGCACCGCCCGTGGCCAGCAGCCCCGACGACACCTTGGGGTATCCGCGCCGCAAGACCGCCAATACCGCCCGCGAAGATCTGATCGCGGCGATGGAAGAGGCGGGCTGGGTGCAGGCCAAGGCCGCGCGGCTGTTGGGTATGACACCGCGGCAGGTGGCTTACGCGCTGCAGAAACACGGCATCGAGGTGCGCAAGATCTGA
- the nifB gene encoding nitrogenase cofactor biosynthesis protein NifB: MSNVISIGDLSVGSKDTLTKAMESEGCSSSACGSSDAPEDMDPATWEKVKDHPCYSEEAHHYFARMHVAVAPACNIQCNYCNRKYDCANESRPGVVSERLTPEKAARKVIAVANEIPQLSVLGIAGPGDSAYDWKKTRETFRLVHEQLPDIKLCLSTNGLALPDHVDDLLDMNIDHVTLTINMIDPEVGTKIYPWIFWDHKRRTGLEASQILHERQMQSLDMLHERGILVKVNSVMIPGINDEHLLEVNKEVKKRGAFLHNIMPLISAPEHGTVFGLEGQRGPTAAELKKLQDACAGGANLMKHCRQCRADAVGLLGEDRGQEFTMDLVPDEVTYDPSKREAYKEWVAEERGERRAAAEEAKAETQAAVAGDAGAMLIAVATKGGGRINQHFGHATEFQIFEVDADGVRFVTHRRCDNYCVGGYGEEDKLDLVIKTLEGIDTILVAKIGDCPREDLEAAGIEAIQDYAYEYIETAVSAVYRTKAGLPAAEIA; the protein is encoded by the coding sequence ATGTCCAATGTCATTTCGATCGGCGACCTCTCGGTCGGCTCCAAGGATACGCTCACCAAGGCGATGGAATCCGAAGGCTGCTCCTCCTCGGCCTGTGGCTCCTCCGATGCGCCCGAGGATATGGACCCGGCCACTTGGGAAAAGGTGAAGGATCACCCGTGCTATTCGGAAGAGGCGCATCACTACTTCGCGCGCATGCATGTGGCCGTGGCGCCCGCCTGCAACATCCAGTGCAACTACTGCAACCGCAAGTACGACTGCGCCAATGAATCCCGCCCCGGCGTGGTCTCGGAACGGCTGACGCCGGAAAAGGCCGCGCGCAAGGTGATCGCCGTAGCCAATGAGATCCCGCAGCTTTCGGTGCTTGGCATCGCCGGGCCGGGTGACAGCGCCTACGATTGGAAAAAGACCCGCGAGACCTTCCGGCTGGTCCATGAGCAGTTGCCCGACATCAAGCTGTGCCTCTCGACCAACGGTCTGGCGCTGCCCGATCACGTGGATGATCTGCTCGACATGAACATCGACCATGTGACGCTGACGATCAACATGATCGACCCCGAGGTCGGCACGAAGATCTACCCGTGGATTTTCTGGGACCACAAGCGCCGCACCGGGCTCGAAGCCAGTCAGATCCTGCACGAGCGGCAGATGCAGAGCCTCGACATGCTGCACGAGCGCGGCATCCTCGTGAAGGTCAACTCGGTGATGATCCCCGGCATCAATGACGAGCATCTTCTTGAGGTGAACAAGGAGGTGAAGAAGCGCGGCGCATTCCTGCACAACATCATGCCGCTGATCTCGGCCCCCGAGCATGGCACGGTCTTTGGCCTCGAAGGCCAGCGCGGGCCGACCGCCGCCGAGCTGAAGAAGCTGCAGGACGCCTGCGCGGGCGGGGCCAACCTGATGAAGCACTGCCGCCAGTGCCGCGCCGATGCGGTGGGCTTGCTGGGCGAGGATCGCGGGCAGGAGTTCACCATGGATCTGGTGCCCGACGAGGTGACCTATGATCCCTCGAAGCGCGAAGCCTACAAAGAGTGGGTCGCCGAAGAGCGCGGCGAGCGCCGCGCCGCCGCCGAGGAAGCCAAGGCCGAAACGCAGGCCGCGGTGGCGGGCGATGCCGGTGCGATGCTGATCGCGGTAGCCACCAAGGGTGGCGGGCGGATCAATCAGCACTTCGGACATGCCACCGAATTCCAGATCTTCGAGGTGGATGCGGACGGCGTGCGCTTTGTCACCCACCGGCGCTGCGACAATTACTGCGTCGGCGGCTACGGCGAAGAGGACAAGCTCGATCTGGTGATCAAGACGCTCGAAGGGATCGACACGATCCTCGTGGCCAAGATCGGCGACTGCCCGCGTGAAGACCTCGAAGCCGCCGGGATCGAGGCCATTCAGGACTACGCCTATGAGTACATCGAGACCGCGGTCTCGGCGGTCTACCGCACCAAGGCGGGGCTTCCCGCCGCTGAAATCGCCTGA
- a CDS encoding 4Fe-4S binding protein: protein MALTIVQSNCTVCGACEFECPNAAIRFEDDTYIIDADLCTECKGHYDIPQCAEICPVPETCVPA from the coding sequence ATGGCCCTGACCATCGTCCAGAGCAATTGCACCGTCTGTGGTGCCTGCGAGTTTGAATGCCCCAACGCCGCGATCCGCTTCGAGGATGACACCTACATCATCGACGCCGACCTCTGCACCGAGTGCAAGGGGCACTACGATATCCCGCAATGCGCCGAGATCTGCCCGGTGCCGGAAACCTGCGTGCCGGCCTGA
- a CDS encoding 4Fe4S-binding leucine-rich repeat protein, whose amino-acid sequence MRRDLPGAGNLRAGLSMPDGPEPLDWQGAPLDCTDCRFRARLAPGRCGLGWSCLQDRYAKRIERFFLLNRDLADECLTHPYFEVRMNAARVASVFRLPRMLSDPDAGVRAMAILRLPSVQAARRVHDPDRRVRIAVAHRLDVDALVAMADDADSYVRSIVARRAAPGMLPVMLGDDDPEIRRIVARRIGEGWLDRLRLDPDPLVRREAAARCPAPFVGDADMRVRHTVAENGTTAEAEALLDDPEEIIRETARARLAQLKENA is encoded by the coding sequence ATGCGCCGAGATCTGCCCGGTGCCGGAAACCTGCGTGCCGGCCTGAGCATGCCCGATGGACCAGAGCCTCTCGACTGGCAGGGCGCGCCGCTTGACTGCACGGACTGCCGGTTTCGTGCCCGGCTGGCACCGGGGCGCTGCGGGCTGGGTTGGTCCTGCCTGCAGGACCGTTATGCCAAGCGGATCGAGCGGTTCTTTCTGCTCAACCGCGATCTGGCCGACGAATGCCTGACGCACCCTTACTTCGAGGTGCGGATGAATGCCGCAAGGGTGGCCTCGGTCTTTCGCCTGCCGCGGATGCTGTCGGACCCGGATGCCGGGGTGCGCGCCATGGCGATCCTGCGCCTGCCCAGCGTGCAGGCGGCGCGGCGGGTGCATGATCCGGACCGGCGGGTGCGCATCGCCGTGGCGCATCGGCTCGATGTGGACGCGCTGGTGGCGATGGCTGACGACGCCGACAGCTACGTGCGCAGCATCGTCGCACGGCGCGCCGCGCCGGGAATGCTGCCGGTGATGCTCGGCGATGACGACCCCGAGATCCGCCGCATCGTCGCGCGGCGCATCGGCGAGGGCTGGCTCGACCGGCTGCGGCTTGATCCCGACCCGCTGGTGCGCCGCGAGGCGGCGGCGCGCTGCCCGGCGCCCTTTGTCGGGGACGCGGACATGCGGGTGCGCCACACGGTCGCCGAAAATGGCACCACCGCCGAGGCCGAGGCGCTGCTCGACGATCCAGAGGAAATCATCCGCGAGACCGCCCGCGCGCGGCTCGCCCAGCTGAAGGAGAATGCCTGA
- a CDS encoding nitrogen fixation protein NifZ translates to MSTDDREIEVYRDPAFEPGDKVISKKNVKNDGTMAGVEIGETVVRKGDEGYVRDIGVFLQQFYIYAVDFVGRGSIVGMRERELIAADPDASRRVDDPSALQSHIVTRTSREAAE, encoded by the coding sequence ATGTCTACCGATGACCGCGAGATCGAGGTCTACCGCGACCCGGCCTTCGAGCCGGGCGACAAGGTGATCTCGAAAAAGAACGTCAAGAACGATGGCACCATGGCCGGGGTCGAGATCGGCGAGACCGTGGTGCGCAAGGGCGACGAGGGCTACGTGCGCGATATCGGCGTGTTCCTCCAGCAGTTCTATATCTACGCGGTCGATTTCGTCGGGCGCGGCAGCATCGTTGGGATGCGCGAACGCGAGCTTATTGCGGCCGACCCGGACGCGTCGCGCCGGGTGGACGACCCAAGCGCGCTGCAATCCCACATCGTCACACGCACCAGCAGGGAGGCGGCAGAATGA
- the nifT gene encoding putative nitrogen fixation protein NifT codes for MKVIIRETPKGLEAYVPKKDLEEMVVETENEGLWGGWARLSNGWVFAMPAFDEPPRLPITVDARRLTTAEEE; via the coding sequence ATGAAGGTCATCATCCGCGAAACGCCGAAGGGGCTCGAGGCCTATGTGCCCAAGAAGGACCTCGAGGAAATGGTCGTCGAGACCGAGAACGAGGGGCTCTGGGGCGGCTGGGCCCGGCTGTCGAACGGCTGGGTTTTTGCCATGCCCGCCTTTGACGAACCGCCACGTCTGCCGATCACCGTGGACGCGCGCCGCCTGACCACCGCCGAGGAGGAGTGA